The Phragmites australis chromosome 15, lpPhrAust1.1, whole genome shotgun sequence genome window below encodes:
- the LOC133892859 gene encoding uncharacterized protein LOC133892859: MATVHPPRAAPPPIARPQFALLPRSRADAVALDDSESVAESCPHPHRAAATDSSSYGGSSCCHEEEMEDDDDGCSSCVEGDECSYYQQLQEAADDEGGKKAGSRAWWEQLAPAFPLPAAPQTQEATAEEDPKRAAERQEEDRKFWEDCLASGYP; this comes from the coding sequence ATGGCCACCGTGCACCCGCCGCGCGCCGCTCCGCCGCCGATCGCCCGGCCTCAGTTCGCGCTGCTCCCGAGGTCCCGCGCCGACGCTGTTGCCCTCGACGACAGCGAGAGCGTCGCGGAGTCGTGCCCGCACCCGCACCGCGCGGCGGCGACCGACTCCTCCTCCTACGGCGGCAGTTCGTGCTGCcacgaggaggagatggaggacgacgacgacgggtGCAGCAGCTGCGTCGAGGGAGACGAGTGCAGCTACTACCAGCAGCTCCAAGAAGCCGCCGACGACGAGGGAGGGAAGAAGGCGGGGAGCCGTGCTTGGTGGGAGCAGCTGGCGCCGGCGTTCCCGCTGCCGGCGGCGCCGCAAACGCAGGAGGCGACGGCGGAGGAGGACCCGAAGCGCGCGGCTGAGCGGCAGGAGGAGGACCGCAAGTTCTGGGAGGACTGCCTCGCCTCAGGGTATCCATGA
- the LOC133892365 gene encoding 4-alpha-glucanotransferase DPE2-like, translating into MVNSGSASGKKSLNTVTLLFKLPYYTQWGQSLLIAGSEPALGSWNVKQGLPLSPVHQDNELIWCGQVSVAAGFTSEYKYYVVDDNRNVLRWESGEKRKLVQPGGIQEGDIVEIRDWWQDASEALFLRSAFKNVIFNATENAKRELQSVSLNKSLDPEDIVVQFVISCPRLGAGSTVIVTGSNPQLGRWRAQDGLKLNYVGDCIWKANCVLRKSEFPVKYKYCQISQAGSSSLELGPNREVDVDLSSPKQSRYILLSDGALRDAPWRGAGVAVPIFSIRSDEDLGVGEFLDLKLLVDWAVNSGFHLVQLLPINDTSVHGMWWDSYPYSSLSVFALHPLYLRVQALSDAVPADVKEEIQQAKKQLDQKDVDYEATLTTKLSIARKIFNLEKDKVLNSTSFKKFLSENEEWLKPYAAFCFLRDFFETSDHSQWGRFSQFSKEKLDKLVSEGTLHHDVIYFHYYVQYHLHMQLSEAAAYARKKKVVLKGDLPIGVDRNSVDTWVYPTLFRMNTATGAPPDYFDKNGQNWGFPTYNWEEMSKDNYGWWRARLTQMAKYFTAYRIDHILGFFRIWELPDHAATGLVGKFRPSIPLSQDELLSEGLWDFDRMSRPYIRQEMLEEKFGSFWTVIAANFLNEYQKHCYEFKEECNTEKKIIAKIKTSPEKSLWLEKEDSIQRGLFDLLQNIVFIRNPEDSTKFYPRFNLEDTSSFRDLDEHSKNVLRRLYYDYYFARQENLWRQNALKTLPVLLNSSDMLACGEDLGLIPACVHPVMQELALIGLRIQRMPSEPNLEFGIPSQYSYMTVCAPSCHDCSTLRAWWEEDEERRSRFYNIVIGSDEEPPSRCTPEVVHFIVQQHFDAPSMWAIFPLQDLLALKDKYTTRPAAEETINDPTNPKHYWRFRVHVTLESLLDDKDIQATIKDLVTSSGRSFPGKVEGANESGEKLSKVQLNDKP; encoded by the exons ATGGTGAATTCGGGGTCAGCGTCTGGAAAGAAATCTCTAAATACGGTCACTTTGCTTTTCAAATTACCGTATTACACACAATGGGGGCAGAGTCTTCTTATTGCCGGCTCAGAACCGGCACTTGGATCATGGAATGTAAAGCAAGGATTGCCTCTGAGTCCAGTTCACCAGGACAATGAGCTAATCTGGTGTGGGCAAGTTTCTGTTGCTGCTGGCTTCACCAGTGAGTACAAATACTATGTAGTGGATGACAACAGGAATGTTTTGAGATGGGAGTCTGGGGAGAAGAGGAAACTGGTACAGCCGGGGGGCATCCAGGAAGGAGACATAGTCGAGATCCGTGACTGGTGGCAG GACGCTTCTGAAGCTCTTTTTCTTAGAAGTGCATTCAAGAATGTCATCTTCAATGCTACTGAAAATGCTAAAAGAGAATTGCAGTCAGTGTCTCTCAACAAAAGCTTGGATCCTGAAG ATATTGTTGTCCAATTTGTTATTAGCTGTCCTCGACTAGGAGCTGGCTCTACT GTCATCGTCACTGGAAGTAACCCCCAATTGGGAAGATGGCGAGCTCAAGATGGTCTCAAGCTGAACTATGTTGGAGATTGCATTTGGAAAGCAAATTGTGTTTTGCGAAAATCTGAGTTCCCAGTAAAATAT AAATACTGTCAAATCAGTCAAGCAGGAAGTTCTTCATTGGAGCTCGGTCCAAACAGGGAGGTTGATGTTGATTTATCATCACCCAAGCAATCCAGATACATCCTATTATCTGATGGTGCCCTCAGG GACGCACCATGGAGGGGTGCAGGTGTTGCTGTACCCATATTTTCAATCAGATCAGATGAGGACCTTGGTGTTGGAGAATTTCTAGATCTTAAATTACTTGTTGACTGGGCAGTCAACTCAGGCTTTCATCTTGTTCAGCTTCTTCCTATCAACGATACTTCAGTTCATGGGATGTGGTGGGATTCTTATCCATACAG CTCGCTCTCTGTGTTTGCGTTGCACCCCTTGTACCTGAGAGTACAAGCACTATCAGATGCAGTTCCAGCGGATGTTAAG GAAGAAATCCAGCAGGCGAAGAAGCAGTTGGATCAAAAG GATGTCGACTACGAGGCGACATTGACCACAAAATTATCGATTGCAAGGAAAATATTCAATTTAGAAAAGGACAAAGTGCTAAATTCAACTTCATTTAAGAAGTTCTTATCTGAAAATGAG GAATGGCTGAAACCATATGCGGCATTTTGCTTTTTGCGAGACTTCTTCGAGACATCTGATCACAGCCAGTGGGGTCGGTTTTCTCAGTTTTCCAAGGAGAAG CTTGACAAGCTTGTTTCTGAAGGTACTTTGCACCATGATgttatatattttcattactatGTCCAGTACCATCTACATATGCAA TTATCAGAGGCAGCTGCATATGCAAGGAAGAAAAAGGTTGTCCTAAAAGGAGACTTACCTATTGGTGTTGATAGGAATAGTGTGGATACTTGGGTATACCCTACTTTATTTCGCATGAATACCGCTACTGGAGCACCTCCTGATTATTTTGACAAAAATGGGCAAAATTGGGGTTTTCCTACATATAACTGGGAGGAGATGTCAAAGGATAATTATGGGTGGTGGCGAGCTCGTTTGACACAG ATGGCAAAGTACTTCACAGCATACAGGATAGACCACATCTTGGGTTTCTTTAGGATATGGGAGCTTCCGGATCATGCTGCAACAGGTTTAGTTGGGAAATTTAGACCATCAATTCCTCTTAGTCAG GATGAGCTTTTAAGTGAAGGCCTATGGGATTTTGATCGAATGAGCCGACCATACATTCGTCAGGAAATGCTGGAG GAGAAGTTTGGATCCTTTTGGACAGTTATTGCAGCCAACTTTCTAAATGAGTATCAGAAGCATTGTTATGAG TTTAAAGAGGAATGCAAcacagagaaaaaaattattgcgAAGATTAAAACAAGTCCTGAAAAGTCACTTTGGCTAGAGAAAGAAGACAGTATCCAGCGTGGTCTTTTCGATCTACTACAG AATATCGTCTTTATCAGAAATCCAGAGGACTCCACAAAATTTTATCCCCGTTTCAACCTGGAAGATACTTCAAGTTTTAGGGATCTAGATGAACACAG CAAAAATGTTCTCAGAAGATTGTACTATGACTATTATTTTGCTCGCCAAGAAAATCTTTGGCGTCAGAATGCACTGAAGACTCTGCCTGTcctgttgaactcatcggatatGTTGGCATGTGGGGAAGACCTTGGTCTTATCCCTGCTTGTGTTCACCCT GTTATGCAAGAACTCGCGTTGATTGGATTACGCATCCAGAGAATGCCTAGTGAACCAAACTTGGAATTTGGTATTCCATCTCAGTATAGCTATATGACG GTTTGTGCTCCCTCATGTCATGATTGCTCCACACTACGTGCTTGGtgggaagaagatgaagaaagaagaagtcgtttctacaatattgtaattggcAGCGATGAAGAGCCCCCATCTCGCTGCACCCCAGAAGTAGTGCACTTCATTGTTCAGCAGCATTTTGATGCTCCATCAATGTGGGCAATCTTTCCGCTACAG GACCTTCTCGCACTGAAAGACAAGTACACCACAAGACCAGCAGCAGAGGAAACAATCAATGACCCCACAAACCCAAAGCACTACTGGAGATTCC GTGTACATGTGACATTGGAGTCCCTGTTGGACGACAAGGACATCCAAGCAACCATCAAGGACCTTGTCACAAGTAGTGGGAGGTCCTTTCCTGGCAAGGTGGAAGGTGCCAACGAAAGCGGAGAGAAGCTATCTAAGGTGCAGTTGAACGATAAACCTTAG